Below is a window of Humulus lupulus chromosome 2, drHumLupu1.1, whole genome shotgun sequence DNA.
tttaaaaaattcatttaaatatttaaaaattaaataaaaatctaattaaaaataaaacaaaaatctgattaacaactatctaaaaattaaaacatcttcaaaaacaaatttgatttttgaaaatcACATTAACCAACATATGAGAATTGATGATTACTATTttgttttttctcaaaattatattTGATGATTTCAAACCAATTTAATTTATGCAAAGACCACCATCATCAATCTTTGCTGTCAACTGAAATGAATAGAGTGTGGACACTCTCAACTGAAATGGACGGAGCTCAACCTCACCCAACGGACACCGTCATGTCCGACGCGACGCATCCCGAACCTCAGCCCCAACCACAACCCCAACCCCACCCACCCATGGGTATGGACAACATCCCAGCCACCCTCAGCAACGGCGACAGATTCATCCAAAACAACATCTTCGACAACACCTTTGAGGTAACTGCCAAGTACATCGTCGTCCCTAGCTCCGTTGTAGATCTGTCGTCCCAAGACCTATGAACCAAGATCCCATCCCGAGCATCGATTCAAGTCTCGTCGCAAGCTTCGTCGGTGGCTGGGTGCCATTGAAGTCGGCGGCGGCTTTGATGTCCCAACCGTTGcctgagaagaaaaagaagaagaagaagaagaatggggaAGAAGGAATAGAAGAAAGGGAGAGCTTTTAgggattttgttttttattttgagtttgtCTATTTTTTAATCACTGTAATTTTTATATAGTTTAAGTCTTAAATgaagttttaattttatttaattattaaattaatttttaaaattttaattatataaagatgaatttttaaatatttaaatgaatttttttaaaataaaaaataaaaaatatacactTTGACTAATCAGAAGCCGCCACATAGACATTTACCTGGCACTTAACGGCCAGGTACCTACGGGTGCCAAGAAATGTTGACGGAAGGTATTTTAGCCGCAAAAAAAAAgacttaggtatttaagtgtgACAATATATAAAACTCAgatattttcgccgcaaatatccctattatttatttatttaaaatttatatagaaattataaaaacttaataaaaataataagaaattttataaattaaattaagcaAATGTTTTTGTTCCtactaattattaaatattattataataatattttataatatttaaatttatattaatataattaataaatatttatttttaatatattttgttaaatatttataatattttgggaaagttaacaaaaataattattgtTTACAAACTtcttatatagaagatatatttaAAGGAGATAGATAGATGGACACATGGACTAGATattaagtcatttagttaaaataaaattatattacttTACAACAGCCATTGCTAcgatcaattttttttgtttataatgttttagatttaGTGTTTTGTCTTATTATATATTTGGACTttctattttgaaaaattatttttcaaaatggTACTCCTTCAGAGGAGTCTCTGCTGTTTGGAAAGGGAGTGTTCCCTTGGATCTGGTTCACATTTTTTCGGCTGATATGCCTTAACTGCTCTGTTCTGGTTTCTTGTTTTTAGTGAATGAAAGTctttcttttcaaaaaaaaaaaaaccctgttttgtaaaatggttcaaataagaTCGTAAATCTGattttaatgaataaaaaattgaatataacaatatagTTTTTAGATAGAATGactatttttgttctgagttgttagtttgatgaattatttgtgattttagttcaaaaaactttgatcaaaatcggttTTAAAAGTTTTCAACTATTTTAACAAATACAGAATCCCATCAAATCTAAAGaaacataaattttttttttttttttaatcatccACGACACCGATGAATTTGAGTgaggaaaaacaaaagaagatGCAGGTGTTGTTGAGAAAATTTTCAAGACGGTCGTCCTATTATAATGATAACTTTTCTGTGCTTTACGCGTATTGAATGATAAAGTGAAAATATATTGGAATATGAGAAAGTGCTACAGCAGACAGACAGAGTCAGACAGGCCCAATAAATGTAATCCCCGGATTTCTTCCACTTTGTTGGATTGCATTGGATGTGACAATGGACAGTCCaaaatataataaatgaaaaatataatATGTGAAAACAAAGACTTGAACCTCTGCTTTTCATCTCCCGGAGAGGGTGTCCGTTGTTGTAGCTGTAGAAGAAGAGTATGGAAGAAGAGGCCGAAAAGGAGCTTCGTATGCTGGAAGATCAATATCCCAACCGTTATGAGTACCTTAAGCTTGAACTCAACCACTTCATCTCTCTTCTTCACTCTCGTCAAACAACCTCTCAGCTTATtaatactactactgccactactcaAGGTTAGCTAATTTAATCtacttataaatatataaaaatattttatttatatatttgtttgtgTGGTGTGTGCTGATGGGTGTTGTTTGGTTTtgtgaaaaataaaaagaatcaaCGAGTAgaaggaagaggaagaagagtaGTACTGAATATTACAGGAGCAGATATTGGGTGGAATTAACGGCAGAAGATCAAACACGGCAAGAGTTTGATGAGCAGAAAGATAGGATAAGTAAGAAAGGGGATCGAGTTGAAGTAGTTCTTGAGAGAGCTCATGCTTGTCTCCgaaagattaaacacctcaaaGCGTCCTTATTACCATGACTCATCAAGAGCAATGAGCATGATATGACCATCCACAATCCATTATACTTCAATATCAATCATTATTTTGTTGTATAGTCCATGTCTCTGAGATTCCAGGCCCCCTTATGCCGATGCACAAGAAATGGAAATGTTGCCTCAAGGGATTAGATTAGATTTGCTGGTTCTACTTGCAAggataaattaaataaaactacaTATTACAATTGACATTGCAAAAGGATGGCATACTTTCAATTTCTGTCAATGGATAAATTACTAAGACTTTACAAATGGAGGAAATATTACACTCAATTTCAATAAAGGGCCTTTCTTTTTTAAGAAAAGACACAATCCAATACAAGCAGTTCCCAAGCATTTACATATGACCCGAACGGAAAAATACGTatcttcaaaatcaatatttttataCATCCAAATCACATTCCCATCACCCCATTTCTTCATGTAGAACAAACCAGACAGCAGTAATGTACATGTTATTCTTCAACCTTCAACACACACATCATTACTTTAAGAAAACAAAACCAGAAGACACTAAATGGCTGGTTAAGCACTTCTCAATTTAGCTAGTTTAACTGATGTCTGCAATGAAATCTAGATAACTCAGCCGCTGACAGCTATTCATAACTGGTGCAAATATTTACCTGTTCTTCGCTATTGCATTTCTGTAGTTTGGAGGAGATCACCTAAAAGTGCATTCTTCTTCTGTTCTTGGTATCCAAAATCTTAATTAGAAAGGGCTCTTTCTATCCGTAGTATCCGAACTGTCAACCACCATCTCCTTTAAGTGTCGTTCTGTTGTGCTAGTGGCAATAAGAACTGCATAAACCACTAACTAGTACAACACCTGAGGAGTTGGCATATAATAAGGATGAAACCTGAGGAAACGTGATACAGCAATGCATAGAGTTTTAGTCATCACTATCACTGATCTCAAAAACTGACCATTTAGCCAAAGGATTATcaaaccccaatacttttatATCCCTAGATCTGCAGAAATAAATTGCAGTTTTCTTTTTGCTTCCAGAAGACCCAAGATTATTTGAGGCCATTTGGAGACGTTTCCCGACTTCAGGTCCATTAGTCTTACCCTCTAAAATTTCTTGAGGAGGAGTAATTGGCAAAGGGAAAGGCAACACATTTGAGGGACTCCATTCAGCAAACTTGGGAAAGGATTCAACTCGATCATCTAATTTGGTCTTTAAGTATTTCTTCCTCCGCTTTCGAATTTTAGACGTAGCATCAGAACTTGAGAAATTGCTAATCTCGTTTGAGTCTGGAAAATATCTCTTAATGATGCTAGTAACAGATTTGGCATCTGAAAACATTTCACTTGAGACTTCTGTCATTGATGTAGAAGCCTGAGGACATGGAGGTTCAACTTCTTTAACTGATGCAGAGTGATCGGAACTCTTGTTGGCATTTAAAACTGCAGTTTTCGTGCCTGAACCAGTGCATTTGATCTCATTTCCATTAGATTTGTTATCTAAAAAATGCCCAATCCTTTCTCTCTTTGTTTTCTTGGTTGAAACACCAGCATACCTACCCTCTTCAAGTGGAGATTTATGACTCTGCAATTCTATGTCCTGATATTTCTTTCTCTCATCTTTTGTAATGCTCTTGTCAGCACTTGCAAATGAATTTTCAACTGCCAAACCGAGTAAGCACGGAGCAAAACATTTGGTTGAAGTTTTCACTTCAACATGAAGAAACCAAGTACCCCTCACTCCCTGGAAAGCATACTTCATAGGAATTGAGTCAGGCAGGTAGTAGAAGCATGACTTTTTCTTCACCTAGTATACAAGGGAGTGGTAAATTAGTATTGCAAAAGGAAGGGGACAGAAGGTGAATCATGACCAGTAAAATAGCAAAATATTCAATGAAATAAACAACTAATATGCACCATTAGCCCACAAACTTCTATATCTCCTGATCCTGCGAAGCATTTACAGTGCACTCTCTCAAGTTTTCCTGAAAAAGAGAAGTAACAGAAATTACCATTCTGAAGGGGtaaaaaaatcataatattaAGAAATACAAGTGCATAGCCAATTATGTTATGGAGTTAGTAGATTGGGTATTCTTTAACGCCATGTTTATCTACTTACACATAAAATATGTAAAATTTTGACGAGTTCCTCATATAATAAGCAAAATTGAGAGATCATAACGCAATGCTTAATTCACtctcatttatttttaaaatgtttccAGCTATGATATTTCTTATTACAGATTGGTAAATGTCATACTAACATACTATCGTTacctttttaatttaaataagccTTTCCATTCGATCAACATAACGTGTACAGAAAAAATCACTTGCACAAAAAATGCAGCCATTGAAACAAAATGACACTCAAGCAGTAGTTTCCATGGTGAACTCATACAAAAGAGAAATTCCAAGAAAGTAAAACTGATTATACAtacatatagagagagagagagagagcgagagagagagagagagagagagataaaggaAACGGTAGGAAAAGAGCTAAAAAGACCTAAAGAGATAAATGCCCACTAATCACAAGGGTAGAACAAGCACAAGAAACCGATGAAATTAGCATATGAATTGACATACATGAACCAAAAACATAGTCGCCGCATTCATTTTAATCTGGTTATTTCGGGAACCCAACAAAACCCCCCAACCAATAAACAACAAAATTGGTAGCTTTGAACACAAAATGCCGCTAATAACTCAAATTAAAAggccaaaaataaataaataatgaaccATGTAACGAAAACCTATGTGTTTGTGTGGTGGCCTACTCTTAAAATCTACTGCTGTGATCTCTGGAGGGACGGCCATGGCTATGCGAGTGCCCAAGTTGGTGTCTGCGAAAATTGGGACTTTGATGTTTGAAGCCATTGTCATAGTCGAACTCTCGACACTAAAGCATTCTCAGACTGCTAAAGATGCTAAGCAATAACTTAAAGGCCCCGCCCATGACCCGAACCGTCTAACCTTTTTATTAAGAAAAAGAAATGCTAAACGTCCCGAGCCACAGGGATTGTGTTAGCCCAACCCAGATGGCAGGCCCAATAACTTTGCACCCAAGAGAGATTCAAGTGAAGGA
It encodes the following:
- the LOC133818688 gene encoding uncharacterized protein LOC133818688 isoform X2, with the protein product MTMASNIKVPIFADTNLGTRIAMAVPPEITAVDFKRKLERVHCKCFAGSGDIEVCGLMVKKKSCFYYLPDSIPMKYAFQGVRGTWFLHVEVKTSTKCFAPCLLGLAVENSFASADKSITKDERKKYQDIELQSHKSPLEEGRYAGVSTKKTKRERIGHFLDNKSNGNEIKCTGSGTKTAVLNANKSSDHSASVKEVEPPCPQASTSMTEVSSEMFSDAKSVTSIIKRYFPDSNEISNFSSSDATSKIRKRRKKYLKTKLDDRVESFPKFAEWSPSNVLPFPLPITPPQEILEGKTNGPEVGKRLQMASNNLGSSGSKKKTAIYFCRSRDIKVLGFDNPLAKWSVFEISDSDD
- the LOC133818689 gene encoding uncharacterized protein LOC133818689 → MEEEAEKELRMLEDQYPNRYEYLKLELNHFISLLHSRQTTSQLINTTTATTQESTSRRKRKKSSTEYYRSRYWVELTAEDQTRQEFDEQKDRISKKGDRVEVVLERAHACLRKIKHLKASLLP
- the LOC133818688 gene encoding uncharacterized protein LOC133818688 isoform X1; translation: MTMASNIKVPIFADTNLGTRIAMAVPPEITAVDFKSRPPHKHIGKLERVHCKCFAGSGDIEVCGLMVKKKSCFYYLPDSIPMKYAFQGVRGTWFLHVEVKTSTKCFAPCLLGLAVENSFASADKSITKDERKKYQDIELQSHKSPLEEGRYAGVSTKKTKRERIGHFLDNKSNGNEIKCTGSGTKTAVLNANKSSDHSASVKEVEPPCPQASTSMTEVSSEMFSDAKSVTSIIKRYFPDSNEISNFSSSDATSKIRKRRKKYLKTKLDDRVESFPKFAEWSPSNVLPFPLPITPPQEILEGKTNGPEVGKRLQMASNNLGSSGSKKKTAIYFCRSRDIKVLGFDNPLAKWSVFEISDSDD